CCATTCGCCCCATCATCTGACTCAGGGCAAAGAAAACAAATGGGCGTTCCCTTACCTCATAAACAAAAGGCAAGACCTGTCCCCCAGACCATCTAGAAACCCAAGGCGACTGACTCGTAGTTGTCCACCGGTAGTAGGGGGCGATTGATTGAGTCAGGGCCAATGGCCACCCGGCAGCCCTCTTTTTCAATAGCATTTTGGATTCCGCCCCCTGCTACATGAGCAACCTCGGAAGAAACAGTGCCAAATCCGGGATAAATGTTACGGCAAACACTATTGGCAAGTGACCGAGCAGGATGAATCTTAGTGTTGGAGCCATATATTCATTGAATGTTGATTTGCCGACCGACCCGGCCATATAGAGAAGCGGCGCGCACGGGGGAGTAATATTGCCCAGCCCCAAGTTAGTTCCGACGATTGCCGCAAAATGAATAGGGTCCACACCCAAATTCGTAGCCACGGGCATCAGAATAATAGAGGCTAGGATACTGCCGGACACATCATCAACGAGCATGCCGATACCGATAAGAATCACGTTAATCAGTAGCAGCAGAACAATCTTGTTGTCTGAAAGGCCAGTCATGAAGTTTGACAAGTTTTGCGGTACTTGTTCCATGATCATGACCCGGCTCATGACGAACAGAAAAAAGATCATTGCGATAATTGAGCCCGTGCTTACAGCACCACTAATGATCGCGTGACCAGCGGCTCGCAGATTAAGCCCTTTATATACCAAGAAACCGACCGGAAGAGTATAAGCGAGGGCAACAGCTGCTGCTTCAGTAGGGGTAAAAATCCCACCATAGATACCGCCAAGCATAATAATCGGCATCAAAATCGCCCAACTCGCATCCTTAGTTGCCTTGGCGATAACCTTAGTACGCTCTGGAAATGAAATCTTTTCTTCCACCTGCAAGAATTTTACATTTCGCAAATACACATAGTTAATAACACAATAAATCGCCGCAATTAAAACGCCGGGGACAATGGTTGAAAGAAAAGCCGCCGCAACCGAGATCCCACTGGTCAGGGAAAATATAATCATCGGGACACTAGGTGGGATTAACAAGGCGAGAACGGATGAGCAACCAACCAATGCTGTGGCGTACCCACGCGGGTAGCCATTTTGGAGCATCTTCGGAATCATTATTGAGCCAATGGCCGCAATTGCCGACGCGCCTGACCCGGCAATTGCACCGAATATCGCGCATGTAACAATCGTTACCGCCCCCAAACCACCGCGGACAGGTCCAACAAAAGCATTAACAAAGCGTACCAAGCGATCAGAGATGCCACTCGCCCCCATCAAGGAGCCAGCAATAATAAACAAAGGCAAGGACAGCAGTGTAAAACTACTGAGTTGCCAGAATGCGTGTGGCACCAAGTAGCTCATGCTCTTACCCGTGAGGAGAACAAAGCCGAGGGCACTGGCACCGAATACATAAGCAACGGGCATACCAATCAACAAAAAAATAATAATCAGCAGCATCGCAACAGTTATCGCAGTCATAATACCTACCCCTTAACTTCGGAACCCACAGGCCGACTCAAACCGTCGCATTCCGCGACCGCATTCTCACAAAAAAATAGATCGCGAATCTTATATGCAAACATAAAGAAAAACCCAACAACCGCAGCTGCCACCCAAACCGTAGTTGATAGATTCATGTTCGTGCTTTTCCGGCCGATCTTATACACAAACAGCAAGTATTCTATTGTGTAAAACAAAAAAACGCCCATAACGAGCAAACCGATAAGGTCATTAATAAACCGGATAGCCCGACGTCCGCCATTGCCAATATCAAGTAACTCCAGGACACCACCAGTAAGGTGACCACGATCACGTGTAACAACAATCATTGAAATAAAATAAATCCACACCCCCAGTAAAATACTGACCTCCTCCACCGCCGGCAAAGACTGATCAGTGAAATACCGGAGAAATGCAGCCGCGACCATAACTGCGCTCAGAACTAATGCCAGCAACACCAAACAGAAACGGAAAACCGCATTGAGACGCCGATCAAAGCGCACCAGTAAGTCTTTCATGGGGGAATGTCCCTTCAACGATTGAAAGGCCGCAACACATATGTTGCAGCCTTTACTTGAGGTGAATTTATTTGGATTTAGTGGTGGCGCGAATTTGATCAACTAGATCCTTACCAACAGTAGCTTCCATCCAGCTCCACTCTTTTTCTTGAATGATACTGCTCATCTTTTCTTGTTGGGCTGGATTCAACTCAACGACATTAATGCCATGGTTCTTAATATTCGCGATCAGCCCGCTACTGATCGACTCCGCTTCCTTCCAAGCCCAGGCCGCGGCCTCGTCAGCAGCACCTTGGACTTTTGCCTGCTGATCGGCATCGAGGCCTTCCCACCAGTCTTTATTAACCAAGAATGCACCTTGCTCGAAATAATCGCGGGTAAATACGTAGGTTTCCAACACATCACGCATTTGCCAGATTTCCGAAGGCGGGCCAAAGGAACGTCCGTCCACCGCACCCAGTTGTAATGCGGTATAAAGTTCCGAGAATGGCATCGGCACGGGATTAAAGCCCAGGTATTCGAACCGCTTAATTGCTGTTTGCATCGGCGGCACACGTACCTTAATACCTGCACCGTCTTCAGGGAAATTAACGGGTACTTTGCCAGAGCCCTTACGCATTGCAACTCCGCCGAAATCGATTGGCAGAATGGCAAGAAGCTTCATGTTGAGGCCGCTGTAGATTTCGTCATAAACCTTGACCATTGAACCGCCAGGTCCATAAATATTTGCAGCTTCTTCCCAGGAGTTGGCCACCATACCCATGATGGATATATTCAAGCGCGGGTCAAAGTCTGTGGCGGGAAAGGTCATTGT
The genomic region above belongs to Pseudomonas benzenivorans and contains:
- a CDS encoding TRAP transporter small permease, with the translated sequence MKDLLVRFDRRLNAVFRFCLVLLALVLSAVMVAAAFLRYFTDQSLPAVEEVSILLGVWIYFISMIVVTRDRGHLTGGVLELLDIGNGGRRAIRFINDLIGLLVMGVFLFYTIEYLLFVYKIGRKSTNMNLSTTVWVAAAVVGFFFMFAYKIRDLFFCENAVAECDGLSRPVGSEVKG
- a CDS encoding TRAP transporter large permease, whose amino-acid sequence is MTAITVAMLLIIIFLLIGMPVAYVFGASALGFVLLTGKSMSYLVPHAFWQLSSFTLLSLPLFIIAGSLMGASGISDRLVRFVNAFVGPVRGGLGAVTIVTCAIFGAIAGSGASAIAAIGSIMIPKMLQNGYPRGYATALVGCSSVLALLIPPSVPMIIFSLTSGISVAAAFLSTIVPGVLIAAIYCVINYVYLRNVKFLQVEEKISFPERTKVIAKATKDASWAILMPIIMLGGIYGGIFTPTEAAAVALAYTLPVGFLVYKGLNLRAAGHAIISGAVSTGSIIAMIFFLFVMSRVMIMEQVPQNLSNFMTGLSDNKIVLLLLINVILIGIGMLVDDVSGSILASIILMPVATNLGVDPIHFAAIVGTNLGLGNITPPCAPLLYMAGSVGKSTFNEYMAPTLRFILLGHLPIVFAVTFIPDLALFLPRLLM
- the dctP gene encoding TRAP transporter substrate-binding protein DctP; translation: MKITRSIEKSTLAIAGAVLMAAAVIAPSAVASEKVVLAHAMSKEHIFNQVADKFLASLDKNAPGQFDVEYHPGGDLGDWTSQFEQTISGEIGMTMTFPATDFDPRLNISIMGMVANSWEEAANIYGPGGSMVKVYDEIYSGLNMKLLAILPIDFGGVAMRKGSGKVPVNFPEDGAGIKVRVPPMQTAIKRFEYLGFNPVPMPFSELYTALQLGAVDGRSFGPPSEIWQMRDVLETYVFTRDYFEQGAFLVNKDWWEGLDADQQAKVQGAADEAAAWAWKEAESISSGLIANIKNHGINVVELNPAQQEKMSSIIQEKEWSWMEATVGKDLVDQIRATTKSK